In one window of Pseudomonadota bacterium DNA:
- a CDS encoding RNA polymerase factor sigma-32, with product MTEKILIDEDKDIFEEAAGDEILIDEDKDVFEEAAVDEILIDEDKDVLEEVVEKGLPIPFDPLKKYLAEVSRYPVLSRNEELEIAVKIHNDKDRDAAQKLVISNLKLVVKISLEYYNTYLNILDLIQEGNVGLLHAVKKYNPYKGTKFSTYASFWIRAYILKYIMDSWSLVKIGTTQSQRKLFYRLNKEKQKLEALGIFPAPQLLASTLDVKEEEVEDMQKRLFYSDISLETPLGDESDDTILDMIKSDGNVEEIVANKEKNEILSIKVAEFKKTLNNKEIFIFDNRIMTDEPLTLQDIGTKFDISRERVRQIENKVLKKFKEQFKGELKKLDF from the coding sequence TTGACAGAGAAAATCTTGATTGACGAAGATAAGGATATTTTTGAAGAGGCAGCAGGAGATGAAATCTTGATTGACGAAGATAAGGACGTTTTTGAAGAAGCTGCAGTAGATGAAATCTTGATTGACGAAGATAAGGACGTTTTAGAAGAAGTAGTGGAAAAAGGTCTCCCCATACCCTTTGACCCACTTAAAAAATATCTTGCAGAGGTATCAAGATACCCTGTTTTGTCAAGAAATGAGGAATTGGAAATTGCAGTAAAGATACATAATGACAAGGACAGGGATGCTGCGCAAAAGCTTGTTATCTCCAACCTCAAGCTTGTTGTAAAGATTTCCCTTGAATATTACAATACCTATCTCAACATTCTCGATCTTATCCAGGAAGGTAATGTGGGGCTCCTTCATGCAGTGAAAAAGTATAACCCGTATAAGGGTACAAAATTTTCAACATATGCTTCCTTCTGGATTAGAGCCTACATACTGAAATATATCATGGATTCATGGAGCCTTGTAAAAATTGGCACTACGCAGAGCCAGAGGAAGCTTTTTTATAGACTGAATAAGGAAAAACAGAAGCTTGAAGCCTTAGGTATATTTCCAGCCCCCCAACTCCTTGCAAGCACCCTTGATGTAAAAGAAGAAGAAGTCGAGGATATGCAAAAAAGGTTGTTTTATTCGGACATTTCTCTTGAAACTCCCCTTGGCGATGAGAGCGATGATACCATTCTGGATATGATAAAATCTGATGGCAATGTCGAGGAAATTGTTGCGAATAAGGAAAAAAATGAAATTTTGTCAATAAAAGTTGCTGAATTCAAGAAGACCTTAAACAATAAAGAGATATTTATTTTTGATAACCGAATTATGACAGATGAACCTCTTACATTACAGGATATAGGCACTAAATTCGATATATCACGGGAAAGGGTCAGGCAGATTGAAAACAAAGTGCTGAAAAAGTTTAAAGAGCAATTTAAGGGCGAATTGAAAAAGCTTGATTTCTGA
- a CDS encoding ketoacyl-ACP synthase III translates to MKKISIIGTGSYVPEHIMANCDFEKFLDTSDEWIYSRTGIKERRIAKENQAVSDLCKIACERAMEVAGVKPDDIDLIILGTITPDTHCPAGANWLEAKLGCKNAVSFDITAACSGFIFALHVAETLVRSGTNKTALVVAGEIMSRVINWKERESCILWGDGSGAAVITESDSGAKILSTHIHTDGASGDTLLMPGGGSMTTPISHESVDKGLHFLKMIEANKSFKVAVGRFAEACEEAAGTNGYTIDDVDVIIPHQANIRILQAMAKKLKVPMDKVYLTIQKYGNISSATVPIALDEAVRNNTIVKDKLVLLTAFGGGLTWGSSLIKW, encoded by the coding sequence ATGAAGAAAATCAGTATTATAGGAACAGGCTCATATGTTCCTGAACATATTATGGCAAACTGTGATTTTGAGAAATTCCTGGACACATCCGACGAATGGATCTATTCAAGGACAGGTATAAAAGAAAGAAGGATTGCAAAAGAAAACCAGGCAGTTTCCGATTTGTGCAAAATTGCCTGCGAAAGAGCTATGGAAGTGGCTGGAGTAAAGCCGGATGATATTGATTTGATTATCCTCGGCACTATTACGCCGGATACGCATTGCCCTGCAGGGGCAAACTGGCTCGAAGCCAAATTGGGATGCAAAAATGCCGTATCTTTCGACATAACGGCTGCATGTTCAGGTTTTATTTTTGCCCTGCATGTCGCTGAAACACTTGTCAGATCGGGCACAAACAAAACCGCCCTTGTAGTTGCAGGCGAAATCATGAGCAGAGTGATAAACTGGAAGGAGAGGGAAAGTTGTATTCTCTGGGGTGACGGATCAGGCGCAGCAGTCATAACAGAATCTGATTCGGGAGCTAAAATTCTTTCAACACACATCCATACCGATGGAGCAAGCGGCGACACACTTTTAATGCCTGGCGGCGGTTCCATGACCACCCCTATATCTCATGAAAGTGTTGATAAGGGGCTGCATTTTTTGAAGATGATTGAAGCGAATAAATCATTCAAGGTAGCTGTGGGAAGATTTGCTGAAGCATGTGAAGAAGCTGCCGGAACAAACGGCTATACGATAGATGACGTTGATGTTATTATACCGCATCAGGCAAATATCCGGATTCTCCAGGCTATGGCAAAAAAATTGAAGGTACCTATGGACAAAGTATATCTGACTATACAGAAATACGGGAATATTTCATCCGCTACAGTACCGATTGCCCTTGATGAAGCTGTCAGAAACAATACAATAGTGAAGGACAAACTTGTTCTTCTGACAGCCTTCGGCGGTGGCCTTACATGGGGCAGCAGCCTTATTAAGTGGTAA
- the tatB gene encoding Sec-independent protein translocase protein TatB — MFGIGFPELIVIMIVALLVVGPAKLPELARSIGKALLEFRRMADEVKETINEEVIKEEEPKEETRKNELLSKKDTQTEGENKQHDTQHELHNEVLTEKEKSITHHLKG, encoded by the coding sequence ATGTTTGGTATAGGTTTCCCAGAACTTATCGTAATTATGATTGTAGCCCTTCTTGTAGTGGGTCCTGCAAAGCTTCCGGAGCTTGCCAGGTCAATCGGCAAGGCTCTCCTGGAATTCAGACGCATGGCTGATGAAGTTAAGGAAACGATAAATGAAGAGGTTATAAAAGAGGAAGAACCGAAAGAAGAAACCAGAAAGAATGAATTGCTCAGTAAAAAAGATACTCAAACTGAGGGGGAAAATAAACAGCACGATACGCAGCATGAACTGCATAATGAAGTATTAACGGAAAAAGAAAAATCCATTACGCATCACCTAAAGGGCTGA